From one Anticarsia gemmatalis isolate Benzon Research Colony breed Stoneville strain chromosome 20, ilAntGemm2 primary, whole genome shotgun sequence genomic stretch:
- the LOC142981767 gene encoding inositol oxygenase-like, producing the protein MAQTKGEISMIDPSQLLRPEPTFNDKPIDAFRDYTVDDSDPIRERVRRTYYDMHTNVTVDLVKQKRERWLKFNTFKMSIKDALIKLNELVDESDPDTDLPNIVHAFQTAERIREDHPDDDWFQLTGLIHDLGKIMAFYDEPQWCVVGDTFPVGCKWADSIVYGPESFKDNPDTYNPKYNTKYGMYEPHCGLDNLLISWSHDEYMYQFLKHNKSTIPEKGLYMIRYHSLYPWHAGGDYRHLTNEKDEQILQWVLEFNKYDLYTKSTKVPDIEALWPYYEKLIEKYIPGVCEF; encoded by the exons ATGGCACAG ACAAAAGGTGAAATATCGATGATCGATCCGTCGCAGCTGCTGCGTCCGGAGCCGACGTTCAACGACAAGCCCATCGACGCGTTCAGAGACTACACCGTGGATGACTCCGACCCCATCAGGGAGCGAGTGCGCAGGACTTACTATGACATGCACACTAATGTCACCGTCGATCTGGTTAAAC aGAAGCGTGAAAGATGGCTGAAGTTCAACACATTCAAGATGTCGATCAAGGACGCTCTGATCAAACTGAACGAGCTGGTGGACGAGTCTGACCCTGACACGGACCTGCCCAACATCGTGCACGCCTTCCAGACTGCCGAGAGGATTCGTGAAGACCATCCTGATGATGACTGGTTCCAACTTACTGGATTGATTCATGATCTTGGCAAG ATCATGGCGTTCTACGACGAGCCTCAATGGTGTGTCGTAGGAGACACGTTCCCGGTGGGCTGCAAGTGGGCCGACTCCATCGTGTACGGTCCTGAGAGCTTCAAGGATAACCCTGACACCTACAACCCGAAATACAA CACAAAGTACGGCATGTACGAGCCTCACTGCGGTCTGGACAACTTGCTGATATCCTGGAGTCACGACGAATACATGTACCAATTCCTCAAGCACAATAAGAGTACCATCCCAGAGAAAGGCCTTTACATGATCAG ATACCACTCTCTGTACCCGTGGCACGCTGGTGGCGACTACCGACACCTCACCAATGAGAAGGATGAGCAGATCCTGCAGTGGGTCCTTGAATTCAA CAAATACGACTTGTACACGAAAAGCACAAAGGTCCCCGACATCGAGGCGCTGTGGCCCTACTACGAGAAGCTCATTGAGAAATACATTCCTGGCGTGTGCGAGTTTTAA